In one window of Tellurirhabdus rosea DNA:
- the metH gene encoding methionine synthase, translating to MKKITDLLRNRILVLDGAMGTMIQRYNLTEADYRGDRFRDWTHDLKGNNDLLSLTRPDIIQEIHRQYLEAGSDLIETNTFSSTSIAMADYHMESLAYELNYESARIAREVAEEFTRQNPDKPRFVAGAMGPTNRTASLSPDVNNPGFRAITFDELVEAYYEQVAGLVEGGSDVLLVETIFDTLNAKAALFAIDKYFQDKGRESLPIMVSGTITDASGRTLSGQTTEAFLYSVSHLPLLSVGLNCALGAELMRPYVQTLAKEAPFFVSAYPNAGLPNEFGEYDETPDMMAAQIEGFIQDGFVNIVGGCCGSTPDHIRAIAQTAARYQPRPLPPAEPYQKLSGLEPLKITETTNFVNVGERTNVTGSKAFARLIKSGDFDAALSVARQQVENGAQVIDINMDEGMLDSVEAMTHFLNLIAAEPDIARVPVMIDSSKWEVIEAGLKCVQGKAIVNSISLKEGEDAFIERANLVRRYGAAVVVMAFDEQGQADSYERRIEICERAYRILVDKVKYPPQDIIFDPNILTVATGIEEHNNYAVDFIEATRWIKQNLPLAKVSGGVSNISFSFRGNEVVREAMHSAFLYHAIRAGLDMGIVNAGQLAVYDEIPKELLERCEDVLLNRRSDATERLVEFAETVKAKGKEIVQDESWRGESVQERLKHALIKGITDYIDQDIEEARHQYARPLHVIEGPLMDGMNVVGDLFGAGKMFLPQVVKSARVMKKAVAYLTPFIEAEKSGDAQAAGKILLATVKGDVHDIGKNIVGVVLGCNNYEIIDLGVMVPTQKILDEARRQNVDIIGLSGLITPSLDEMVGVAKEMERQGFTMPLLIGGATTSRIHTAVKIDPHYSGPVIHVLDASRSVPVAGRLVSESEVTREVIFKEIKTEYARLREEHARRQRDKTLLSIDKARANRTAIDWTEFEPVKPAFLGNRHFHDYPLAEIAKYIDWTPFFQTWQLHGKYPSIFNDVTVGDEAKKLFDDAQKLLQEIIDNKLLKAKAVVGFFPANSTDDDVLLHEFEAITRETSCERHGSHTHIEYKLSRAHGLQPVTASPGELLYDTKTVLHFLRQQNQKAPGLPNYSLADFVAPLDSGREDYIGGFAVTAGIGIETLLERYEKDHDDYSSIMVKALADRLAEAFAELMHERVRKEFWPYASGEKLTNEQLIKEEYEGIRPAPGYPACPDHTEKATLFSLLECEQIGIELTESFAMYPASSVSGFYFSHPQSRYFAVGKITRDQVLDYARRKDMPVEDVERWLAPVLGY from the coding sequence TTGAAAAAGATAACCGACCTCCTCCGGAACCGCATTCTCGTCCTCGACGGCGCGATGGGGACGATGATTCAGCGTTACAACCTGACCGAAGCCGATTACCGGGGCGACCGCTTCCGCGACTGGACACACGACCTCAAAGGTAATAACGACCTGTTGTCGCTGACCCGCCCGGACATTATTCAGGAAATTCACCGGCAATATCTGGAGGCGGGTTCGGACCTTATCGAAACCAATACCTTCAGCAGTACGTCCATTGCGATGGCCGACTACCATATGGAGTCGCTGGCGTACGAACTGAACTACGAATCGGCGCGCATCGCCCGGGAGGTGGCCGAGGAATTTACCCGGCAGAACCCCGACAAACCCCGCTTCGTAGCGGGGGCGATGGGCCCGACCAACCGGACGGCCTCGCTGTCGCCGGATGTGAACAACCCGGGTTTTCGGGCCATTACGTTCGACGAACTCGTTGAGGCTTACTACGAACAGGTGGCGGGTCTGGTCGAAGGCGGTTCGGATGTGCTGCTGGTCGAGACGATTTTTGATACGCTGAATGCCAAGGCGGCGCTTTTCGCCATCGACAAATATTTTCAGGACAAAGGCCGCGAGTCGCTGCCCATCATGGTCTCCGGCACCATTACCGATGCTTCCGGCCGGACGCTTTCGGGTCAGACAACCGAGGCCTTCCTGTATTCCGTTTCGCACCTGCCGCTGCTGAGCGTGGGTCTGAACTGCGCGCTGGGCGCCGAACTGATGCGCCCGTACGTGCAGACGCTCGCCAAGGAAGCGCCCTTCTTCGTTTCGGCCTATCCGAACGCGGGTCTGCCCAACGAATTCGGCGAATACGACGAAACGCCGGACATGATGGCGGCGCAGATCGAAGGTTTTATCCAGGACGGTTTTGTCAACATCGTGGGTGGCTGCTGCGGCTCAACCCCGGACCACATCCGGGCCATTGCCCAGACGGCGGCCCGCTACCAGCCCCGCCCGTTGCCACCCGCCGAGCCGTATCAGAAGCTCTCCGGACTGGAACCGCTGAAAATCACGGAAACGACGAATTTTGTGAACGTCGGCGAGCGGACAAACGTGACCGGCTCCAAGGCGTTTGCCCGGCTTATCAAATCCGGCGATTTCGACGCGGCGCTGTCCGTAGCCCGCCAGCAGGTGGAAAACGGCGCGCAGGTTATCGACATCAACATGGATGAGGGCATGCTCGATTCGGTCGAGGCGATGACTCATTTCCTGAACCTGATTGCCGCCGAACCGGACATCGCCCGGGTTCCGGTCATGATCGACTCTTCCAAATGGGAAGTGATCGAAGCGGGCCTGAAATGCGTGCAGGGCAAGGCCATCGTCAACTCCATTTCGCTGAAAGAAGGCGAGGACGCGTTCATCGAGCGGGCCAACCTCGTGCGTCGCTACGGGGCCGCGGTGGTCGTGATGGCCTTCGACGAGCAGGGACAGGCCGACAGCTACGAACGCCGCATCGAAATCTGCGAACGGGCTTACCGGATTCTGGTCGATAAGGTCAAATACCCGCCCCAGGACATTATTTTCGACCCGAACATTCTGACTGTCGCGACCGGCATCGAGGAACATAACAACTACGCCGTCGATTTCATCGAGGCGACGCGCTGGATCAAGCAGAACCTGCCGCTGGCGAAAGTGTCGGGCGGGGTATCCAATATTTCGTTCTCCTTCCGGGGCAATGAGGTGGTGCGCGAAGCCATGCACTCGGCTTTCCTCTACCACGCCATCCGCGCCGGACTGGACATGGGCATCGTCAACGCCGGACAGCTGGCCGTTTACGACGAAATTCCGAAAGAACTGCTGGAACGCTGCGAAGACGTGCTGCTCAACCGCCGCTCCGATGCGACCGAACGCCTGGTCGAGTTCGCCGAAACCGTGAAGGCCAAGGGCAAGGAAATCGTGCAGGACGAAAGCTGGCGGGGCGAGTCGGTGCAGGAACGGCTAAAACATGCCCTCATCAAAGGCATTACCGATTACATTGACCAGGACATCGAAGAGGCCCGGCACCAGTACGCCCGCCCGCTGCACGTGATCGAAGGTCCGCTGATGGACGGCATGAACGTGGTCGGCGACCTGTTTGGAGCCGGAAAAATGTTTCTGCCGCAGGTCGTGAAATCGGCCCGGGTGATGAAAAAGGCCGTGGCTTACCTGACGCCGTTCATCGAAGCCGAGAAGTCGGGCGATGCGCAGGCGGCCGGAAAAATTCTGCTGGCGACCGTCAAAGGCGACGTGCACGACATCGGCAAGAACATCGTCGGCGTGGTGCTCGGCTGTAACAACTACGAAATCATTGACCTGGGCGTGATGGTGCCAACCCAGAAAATTCTGGACGAAGCCCGCAGGCAAAACGTGGACATCATCGGCCTGAGCGGCCTGATTACGCCTTCGCTGGACGAAATGGTCGGCGTGGCGAAGGAAATGGAGCGCCAGGGCTTCACGATGCCGCTGCTGATTGGCGGAGCGACCACCTCCCGGATTCATACCGCCGTGAAAATCGACCCGCATTATTCGGGACCGGTCATTCACGTCCTCGACGCCAGCCGGAGCGTACCCGTGGCGGGCCGTCTGGTCAGTGAAAGCGAGGTGACGCGGGAAGTTATTTTTAAGGAAATCAAAACGGAATACGCCCGTCTGCGCGAGGAGCACGCCCGGCGGCAGCGCGACAAAACGCTGCTGTCCATCGACAAGGCCCGCGCCAACCGGACCGCCATCGACTGGACGGAGTTTGAGCCGGTGAAGCCCGCATTCCTCGGCAACCGCCATTTCCACGATTACCCGCTGGCCGAGATTGCGAAATACATTGACTGGACGCCGTTCTTCCAGACCTGGCAACTGCACGGCAAGTACCCGAGCATTTTCAACGATGTCACGGTAGGGGACGAGGCGAAAAAGCTGTTTGACGATGCGCAGAAGCTGCTTCAGGAAATTATCGACAACAAGCTTCTGAAAGCCAAAGCAGTCGTTGGTTTCTTCCCGGCCAACTCGACGGACGACGACGTGCTGCTGCACGAGTTTGAGGCAATTACCCGCGAGACTTCCTGCGAGCGCCACGGCTCGCACACGCACATCGAGTACAAGCTGAGTCGTGCCCACGGCCTTCAGCCCGTGACGGCCTCGCCCGGCGAATTGCTTTACGATACCAAAACCGTGCTGCATTTTCTGCGCCAGCAGAACCAGAAGGCACCGGGCCTCCCCAACTACAGCCTCGCCGATTTTGTGGCTCCGCTCGACAGTGGCCGGGAGGATTATATCGGTGGATTTGCCGTGACGGCAGGCATCGGCATTGAAACCCTGCTCGAACGGTACGAGAAGGACCATGACGATTACAGCAGCATCATGGTCAAGGCCCTGGCCGACCGACTGGCCGAGGCGTTTGCCGAACTGATGCACGAGCGCGTCCGCAAGGAGTTCTGGCCTTACGCGTCCGGCGAAAAGCTGACGAACGAGCAACTCATCAAGGAGGAGTACGAAGGCATCCGGCCGGCACCGGGCTATCCCGCCTGTCCGGACCATACGGAAAAGGCCACGCTGTTCAGCCTGCTGGAATGCGAGCAGATCGGCATCGAACTAACGGAGAGTTTTGCGATGTACCCCGCCTCGTCGGTGAGCGGCTTCTACTTCTCGCACCCGCAGTCGCGGTATTTTGCGGTGGGCAAAATCACGAGGGACCAGGTACTGGACTACGCCCGCCGGAAAGACATGCCCGTCGAGGACGTAGAGCGGTGGCTGGCGCCGGTGCTGGGGTATTGA
- a CDS encoding SGNH/GDSL hydrolase family protein: MNLSKLVSSLFRLLLLGVLTAFLFFPDQLKISFMYPYSGIIDNVYIRLAKGCLLLLWMIEGLRIYYYGIVKNEKAPRWLGNALTLGVLLLILGVVLEIAFMFVAQSHEGNTTLASKVWFERYWWPVNAKGYRDEEHTDSLNKQKVLLVGDSFAAGHGLKRVEERFGNILAEKLGANYEVYNLGVSGSDTRDEYQRLEKYSVKPDILILEYFPNDIEKAASEKGVVPQGFQPFSDLPGPFRTLFARSYFLNYVYYQLPHGDFAPYQEYAKRVYTDTTILNTHLRDLKQFVDYSRRHNAKMYVVLFPFSHNFELTKAYTRPVEAFFREQQIPVLQVSEHIGDIEPKDRIVGRNDAHASPVVNQRVGLALHKMMAGDGQLAKE, from the coding sequence ATGAATCTGTCCAAGTTAGTCAGTAGTCTGTTTCGCCTTCTTCTGCTGGGCGTCCTCACCGCGTTTCTATTCTTCCCCGACCAGCTGAAGATTTCCTTCATGTATCCCTACAGCGGCATCATCGACAATGTGTACATCCGGCTCGCCAAAGGCTGCCTGCTGCTGCTCTGGATGATCGAAGGGCTGCGGATTTATTATTACGGCATTGTCAAGAACGAAAAGGCGCCCCGCTGGCTCGGAAATGCCCTGACGCTGGGCGTGCTGCTGCTGATACTGGGCGTGGTGCTCGAAATTGCTTTTATGTTTGTGGCCCAGAGCCACGAAGGCAATACGACGCTGGCCTCCAAAGTCTGGTTCGAACGCTACTGGTGGCCGGTCAACGCCAAAGGCTACCGCGACGAAGAACATACCGATTCGCTCAACAAACAAAAGGTGCTGCTCGTCGGGGATTCGTTTGCGGCCGGGCACGGCCTGAAGCGGGTCGAGGAGCGGTTCGGCAACATTCTGGCCGAAAAGCTGGGGGCGAATTATGAAGTCTACAACCTCGGCGTGTCCGGCTCCGACACCCGGGACGAGTACCAGCGCCTGGAAAAATACAGCGTAAAGCCCGACATCCTCATTCTGGAATACTTCCCGAATGATATTGAAAAAGCGGCCAGCGAAAAAGGCGTGGTGCCGCAGGGTTTCCAGCCTTTTTCGGACCTGCCGGGTCCGTTCCGGACGCTTTTTGCCCGTTCTTATTTCCTCAATTACGTGTATTACCAGCTCCCGCACGGCGATTTTGCGCCTTATCAGGAATACGCCAAACGGGTGTACACCGACACCACCATTCTGAATACGCACCTGCGGGACCTGAAGCAGTTTGTGGATTACAGCCGCCGCCACAACGCCAAGATGTACGTCGTTCTGTTTCCGTTTTCGCACAATTTCGAACTGACCAAAGCTTACACCCGGCCCGTCGAAGCCTTTTTCCGGGAGCAGCAGATTCCGGTGCTGCAGGTTAGCGAACACATCGGCGACATCGAACCCAAAGACCGGATCGTCGGCCGCAACGACGCCCACGCCAGCCCCGTCGTCAACCAGCGCGTTGGTCTGGCGCTGCACAAGATGATGGCGGGCGACGGGCAACTGGCGAAGGAGTGA
- a CDS encoding Ppx/GppA phosphatase family protein, whose product MKLAAIDIGSNAARLQISTVLHVDDIISFKKVEYVRFPLRLGHDVFTFGELTPESEARTTKLMQVYKLLMELHEVEDYMACATSAMRECRNGPQVAERIRQSTGIDIHIIDGQKEAELINNVVVQALDNRQSLHIDVGGGSTELNLYVNRQKVNSKSFKIGSVRLLEGKETKGAWGKIQQWIEENIDRSQKVTAVGTGGNINKIFNLVPKLGDNSTTLDEIERMKNYIAGFSFEDRINKLRLNADRADVIVPAAEIYISVMKWAGAESIVVPDLGLKDGIIQLVYSRLSKKAKKK is encoded by the coding sequence TTGAAATTAGCTGCTATCGACATCGGCTCCAACGCCGCCCGCTTACAGATTTCCACCGTCCTGCACGTGGACGACATCATCAGCTTCAAGAAGGTTGAGTACGTCCGCTTTCCCCTCCGGCTGGGTCACGACGTCTTTACCTTCGGCGAGCTTACGCCCGAGAGCGAAGCCCGCACCACCAAGCTGATGCAGGTCTACAAACTGCTGATGGAACTGCACGAAGTGGAGGATTACATGGCCTGCGCCACCTCCGCCATGCGCGAATGCCGGAACGGACCCCAGGTCGCCGAGCGCATCCGGCAAAGTACGGGCATCGACATTCACATCATCGACGGGCAGAAAGAAGCCGAACTGATCAACAACGTGGTGGTGCAGGCGCTGGACAACCGGCAGTCGCTGCACATCGACGTGGGCGGGGGCAGCACCGAACTGAACCTGTACGTCAACCGCCAGAAAGTCAATTCCAAATCGTTCAAGATCGGCTCGGTCCGGCTGCTGGAAGGCAAGGAAACCAAGGGCGCCTGGGGGAAAATTCAGCAGTGGATCGAGGAAAACATTGACCGTTCGCAGAAAGTGACGGCCGTCGGAACGGGGGGCAACATCAACAAAATCTTCAACCTGGTCCCCAAACTGGGCGACAACTCGACCACGCTGGACGAAATCGAGCGCATGAAAAACTACATCGCCGGATTCAGCTTCGAGGACCGCATCAACAAGCTTCGCCTCAACGCCGACCGCGCCGATGTGATCGTGCCCGCCGCAGAGATTTATATTTCGGTGATGAAATGGGCCGGCGCCGAAAGCATCGTGGTCCCGGACCTGGGCCTCAAAGACGGAATTATCCAGCTCGTGTATTCCCGCCTTTCGAAAAAAGCAAAGAAAAAATAG
- a CDS encoding GNAT family N-acetyltransferase, protein MSSSFLLYQPNPEAAQIPDFFSQPYLFGQASHLLQQTDLPLHYFGLIDRASGLSVARCGLFEKEGLLFSPGAASFGTIEFADALSDRDLHDFLEFVLQTARQIPVRRIRLTNPPACYGPAFLKRLETMLEDNGFRVLAQTPTHHLPVSDAPFVSRLHSFERHKLRKSRRDGFRSEIWQTPDVGQLFAFIRAARLRKNYRMTITAVQLGHLLSRFPGETTVFAVWRDDRLAAASIGIRVSDEVLYHFQGADHADFLSYSPTVQLVESLYEYCQQQRIPVLDLGTSVSDGVTLFKKRLGAVEGKKRTFLKEL, encoded by the coding sequence TTGAGCTCTTCTTTTCTGCTTTATCAGCCCAATCCGGAAGCCGCACAGATTCCGGATTTTTTCAGCCAGCCGTACTTGTTTGGCCAAGCCAGTCACCTGTTGCAGCAGACAGACCTCCCGCTCCACTATTTCGGGCTGATCGATAGAGCCAGCGGGCTGTCGGTAGCCCGGTGCGGCCTGTTCGAAAAAGAAGGGCTGCTGTTCAGTCCGGGAGCGGCTTCGTTCGGGACCATTGAATTTGCCGACGCGCTTTCCGACCGGGACCTGCACGATTTTCTGGAATTTGTGCTGCAAACGGCCCGGCAGATTCCCGTCCGGCGCATCCGGCTCACCAATCCGCCCGCCTGTTACGGCCCCGCGTTTCTGAAGCGACTGGAGACGATGCTGGAAGACAACGGTTTTCGGGTGCTGGCGCAAACGCCCACCCACCACCTGCCCGTTTCGGACGCGCCGTTTGTGAGTCGGCTCCATTCGTTTGAGCGCCATAAACTTCGAAAAAGCAGGCGGGACGGCTTTCGGAGTGAGATCTGGCAGACGCCGGATGTCGGGCAACTGTTTGCCTTTATCCGGGCGGCGCGGCTTCGTAAAAATTACCGGATGACGATTACCGCCGTTCAGCTAGGCCATCTGCTGAGCCGTTTTCCGGGCGAGACCACGGTGTTTGCCGTCTGGCGGGACGACCGACTGGCGGCGGCTTCCATCGGCATCCGGGTTTCGGACGAGGTGTTGTATCACTTTCAGGGAGCCGACCACGCCGATTTTCTGTCCTACAGCCCCACGGTGCAGTTGGTGGAGTCGCTGTACGAATACTGCCAGCAGCAGCGCATCCCGGTCCTCGACCTGGGAACTTCGGTCAGCGACGGCGTCACGCTTTTCAAAAAACGGCTCGGAGCAGTCGAAGGCAAGAAACGAACCTTTTTAAAAGAGTTATGA
- a CDS encoding polysaccharide biosynthesis C-terminal domain-containing protein yields MGIIIRQSLKASLGSYIGVGIGIVNQLLVSPELLSADQLAISRLLLENSLVFAAFAHLGTPFIGDRFFGYFRNDQNRHDGFLGFLLSFPLIGIALFTAAYFLFEGQIQNYFAEQSPQLIQYHALVVPLTVFWIYIVVLESYCRNNARIAIPTFIREVYLKLTNVLLVLLFGFGWYNFDWLIYLIVASYGSAVLVLLVYIAQLGRFSLRFDFNRLKGGLFRQMTYYGLFIVMGGVGINLVMLIDRTMLSHGEGLTETAIFIIATYIAGIIEIPRKAITQISTPLLANSIREDNRPHVLELYQKSSLNQLIVGGLAFLLVWTNIDGILSILPKADLYSQGKWVVLLISLSKLFDMALGLNGEMITYSKHYRYVTFLVIAMAGVAIGANAYFIPLFGYNGAAIATALTTLLYALSKSALVWRFFRMVPFTTSVLKAILALALVYAVSFLLPEWRGGQLQTLLSIAFRSAVLTGLFAGLILALRVSEDINHVATAARKTFLN; encoded by the coding sequence ATGGGAATTATCATCCGCCAAAGCCTGAAAGCCAGTCTCGGTTCCTACATCGGGGTAGGCATTGGCATCGTCAATCAATTGCTGGTTTCGCCGGAGTTACTGTCGGCGGACCAACTGGCCATTTCGCGGCTGCTGCTCGAAAACAGTCTGGTCTTTGCGGCCTTCGCCCACCTCGGCACGCCCTTCATCGGCGACCGTTTCTTTGGCTATTTCCGGAACGATCAGAACCGGCACGACGGATTTCTGGGCTTTCTGCTGTCGTTTCCGCTGATCGGCATTGCGCTTTTTACGGCGGCTTATTTTCTGTTTGAAGGGCAGATTCAGAATTATTTCGCCGAGCAGTCACCCCAGCTCATTCAGTACCACGCGCTGGTGGTGCCCCTAACGGTTTTCTGGATTTACATCGTCGTGCTGGAATCGTACTGCCGCAACAACGCCCGGATTGCCATTCCGACCTTCATCCGGGAAGTGTACCTGAAGCTGACCAACGTGCTGCTGGTGTTGCTGTTTGGTTTCGGCTGGTACAATTTCGACTGGCTCATCTACCTCATTGTCGCGTCGTACGGATCGGCCGTGCTGGTCCTGCTGGTGTACATTGCGCAGCTCGGCCGGTTCTCCCTGCGCTTCGATTTCAACCGTCTGAAGGGCGGGCTTTTCCGGCAAATGACCTATTACGGCCTTTTTATCGTGATGGGAGGCGTCGGAATCAATCTGGTGATGCTCATCGACCGGACCATGCTTTCGCACGGCGAGGGGCTGACCGAAACGGCGATTTTCATCATCGCCACCTACATCGCCGGAATTATCGAAATCCCCCGCAAGGCCATCACGCAGATTTCGACGCCGCTATTGGCGAATTCGATTCGGGAAGATAACCGCCCGCACGTGCTGGAGCTGTACCAGAAATCATCCCTGAATCAGCTTATCGTCGGCGGATTGGCCTTTTTGCTGGTCTGGACCAATATCGACGGCATCCTCAGTATTCTGCCCAAAGCGGACTTGTATAGCCAGGGGAAGTGGGTGGTCCTGCTCATTTCGTTGTCCAAGCTATTCGATATGGCGCTGGGCCTGAACGGGGAAATGATTACCTACTCGAAACACTACCGCTACGTGACCTTTCTGGTGATTGCGATGGCGGGGGTAGCCATCGGGGCCAACGCCTATTTTATTCCGCTGTTCGGCTACAATGGCGCGGCCATCGCAACGGCGCTGACGACCCTGCTTTATGCCCTCAGCAAATCGGCGCTGGTTTGGCGATTCTTCCGCATGGTTCCGTTTACTACCTCCGTTCTGAAGGCTATTCTGGCGCTGGCGCTGGTGTATGCGGTTTCCTTCCTGCTGCCCGAGTGGCGCGGTGGACAACTGCAAACGCTGCTGAGCATCGCGTTCCGGTCGGCCGTGCTGACCGGCCTGTTTGCCGGCCTGATTCTCGCGCTGCGGGTATCAGAAGACATCAACCACGTGGCCACAGCAGCCCGGAAGACCTTTTTAAATTAA
- a CDS encoding class I SAM-dependent methyltransferase → MTVRSPLTASTDVQLVKTLDVAEVLRRYQTELGMDVSAYFTGLTGLPVYECNQTKLRFYYPFSLAGDGAFYAELSQKYGGYYNPWKWEHERVFQRLKAGDRVLEIGCGNGYFLKRLAEKGATGLGLELNDEAIRAGEKLGVTIRNQPLQQHALEGGEQYDVVCAFQVFEHVNEVGEFFRQALACLKPGGLLAIGVPNNDSYYFREDPYHTLNLPPHHMLLWHPEALRYAARVMKLTVEAIEVEAASAVHKSIAYRLWLEKTLGKSAGATFLYKTTRFIAKRLPVFTDGATVVAIYRK, encoded by the coding sequence ATGACCGTTCGCTCCCCATTAACAGCGTCCACCGACGTACAACTGGTTAAAACGCTCGATGTTGCCGAGGTCCTCCGCCGGTATCAGACCGAACTGGGCATGGACGTGAGCGCCTATTTTACCGGCCTGACCGGCCTGCCCGTGTACGAATGCAACCAGACGAAACTGCGTTTTTACTACCCGTTTTCGCTGGCGGGCGACGGGGCCTTCTACGCCGAACTGTCGCAGAAGTACGGCGGCTACTACAACCCGTGGAAATGGGAGCACGAACGGGTGTTTCAACGGCTGAAAGCGGGCGACCGGGTGCTGGAAATCGGCTGCGGCAACGGCTATTTTCTGAAACGGCTGGCCGAAAAAGGAGCCACCGGCCTCGGGCTGGAACTGAACGACGAAGCCATCCGGGCGGGCGAAAAACTCGGCGTGACCATCCGCAACCAACCCCTCCAGCAGCACGCGCTCGAAGGGGGCGAACAGTACGATGTCGTTTGTGCGTTTCAGGTTTTTGAGCACGTCAACGAGGTAGGCGAATTTTTCCGGCAGGCGCTGGCGTGCCTGAAACCGGGCGGCCTGCTGGCGATTGGGGTGCCCAACAACGATTCGTATTATTTCCGCGAAGACCCGTACCACACCCTCAATCTGCCGCCGCACCACATGCTGCTCTGGCATCCCGAAGCCCTGCGCTACGCCGCCCGCGTGATGAAGCTGACCGTGGAGGCCATCGAAGTTGAGGCGGCATCGGCGGTGCACAAAAGCATTGCCTACCGGCTCTGGCTCGAAAAAACGCTCGGAAAAAGCGCCGGCGCCACATTCTTGTACAAAACAACTCGTTTTATAGCCAAACGCCTGCCCGTCTTTACCGACGGTGCCACGGTGGTGGCGATTTACCGGAAGTAA
- a CDS encoding glycosyltransferase has product MKLCIAYPNEGNYSETFIYNHLKYLDPALTLTGGWRPYKTKEGDSIIKTPLAEPLRVGIKRVLPRLYPAFYTRALTTYLNAQKPDVLLAEYGLTGCAVMDACQQAGVPLVVHFHGFDASFKPTLEEYAEPYKKLFAAAKALVSVSGDMTDSLVRLGADPAKVHRNPYGVETERFTGAEPARADKIVLAVGRFAGKKAPHLTIRAFDKALETHPDAQLVMIGSGELLESCQKLVDELQLRHAVRFAGVLSADEIAAWHRKARLFVQHSVVNPENGDSEGTPNTVLEAASAGLPVVSTRHAGIKEAVDHEETGFLVEEGDVDGMAAYIVKLLGDPALAQKLGQQGRAKMEREYEMQTRIAGLRNILEESARI; this is encoded by the coding sequence ATGAAACTCTGCATCGCCTACCCGAATGAGGGCAACTATTCGGAGACGTTCATTTACAACCACCTGAAATACCTCGATCCGGCGCTGACGCTGACCGGCGGATGGCGGCCGTACAAGACCAAAGAAGGCGACAGCATCATCAAAACGCCGCTGGCCGAGCCGTTGCGGGTGGGCATCAAACGGGTGCTGCCGAGGCTCTATCCGGCCTTTTACACCCGCGCGCTGACGACTTACCTGAACGCCCAGAAACCGGATGTACTGCTGGCTGAATACGGCCTGACGGGCTGCGCGGTCATGGACGCCTGCCAGCAGGCCGGGGTGCCGCTGGTGGTGCACTTTCACGGATTCGATGCCTCGTTTAAGCCCACGCTGGAGGAGTACGCCGAACCGTACAAAAAACTGTTTGCAGCGGCGAAAGCCCTCGTTTCGGTATCGGGCGACATGACCGACAGCCTCGTGCGGCTCGGAGCCGACCCGGCGAAGGTCCACCGGAACCCCTACGGCGTCGAGACGGAGCGGTTTACGGGCGCAGAACCGGCGCGGGCCGACAAAATTGTGCTGGCCGTCGGGCGGTTTGCGGGCAAAAAAGCCCCGCACCTGACCATCCGGGCGTTCGACAAGGCGCTGGAAACGCATCCTGACGCCCAACTGGTGATGATCGGCAGCGGCGAACTGCTGGAGTCGTGCCAGAAGCTGGTCGATGAACTGCAACTCCGCCACGCCGTCCGGTTTGCCGGGGTGCTGTCGGCCGACGAAATTGCGGCCTGGCACCGCAAGGCCCGGCTGTTTGTGCAGCATTCGGTCGTGAACCCCGAGAACGGCGATTCAGAGGGCACGCCCAACACGGTTCTGGAAGCCGCGTCGGCGGGCCTGCCCGTGGTCAGCACGCGCCACGCGGGCATCAAGGAGGCCGTAGACCACGAAGAAACGGGTTTTCTGGTGGAAGAAGGCGACGTGGACGGTATGGCGGCCTACATTGTCAAACTGCTCGGCGACCCGGCACTGGCCCAGAAACTGGGGCAACAGGGTCGGGCGAAAATGGAGCGGGAGTACGAAATGCAGACGCGCATCGCCGGATTACGGAACATTTTGGAAGAGTCCGCCCGTATTTAA